From Verrucomicrobiota bacterium, the proteins below share one genomic window:
- a CDS encoding PQQ-binding-like beta-propeller repeat protein, with the protein MKTNIYVKWVGLAGCLLATAVIGEDWPQFMGPRRDSVWHESGVVTQFPATGLPIKWRTPIAGGYSGPAVAGGKVYVMDYAKQSGEAKNNSFNVDEMAGVERVLCFDAATGKRLWLHEYPRPYKIAYGSGPRCTPTVEGNRVYALGAEGNFWCLDAGSGQVVWSKDFTKDYDARTAVWGYASHPLMVGDTVICAVGQSNGVLVAFDKATGRERWRALPASTPGYGAPTLIEHQGKPQLLFWHGDSLNSLNPERGTLNWSYPLKPSYGMAIAAPRQDGDLLYVSSYSLVGALLKLKPGAAGVELVWKGQAKNALYSGTATPFLEGEHIYGCDVETGTLMCIRREDGERVWQTTAPTTGEGKKGRYGTAFLVKHEDRFFLFNELGDLMLARLSPKGYEEISRFHVLDASNKAFGRAVVWSHPAFAKKCLFARNDRELVCVDLAATGK; encoded by the coding sequence ATGAAGACCAATATTTATGTGAAATGGGTTGGACTCGCGGGTTGTCTGTTGGCGACCGCAGTCATCGGCGAGGATTGGCCCCAGTTCATGGGGCCCCGGCGTGACAGCGTCTGGCACGAATCCGGCGTGGTGACTCAATTCCCCGCTACCGGGTTGCCCATTAAATGGCGCACGCCCATAGCCGGTGGCTATAGCGGTCCGGCGGTAGCCGGCGGCAAGGTTTATGTGATGGATTATGCGAAGCAATCCGGCGAGGCGAAAAATAATTCGTTCAATGTGGATGAGATGGCCGGTGTCGAGCGGGTCCTGTGTTTCGATGCGGCTACCGGCAAGCGGTTGTGGCTGCATGAATATCCGCGGCCGTACAAGATCGCCTATGGCAGCGGGCCGCGCTGTACTCCCACGGTGGAGGGTAATCGGGTGTATGCACTGGGTGCGGAAGGCAACTTTTGGTGTCTGGACGCAGGTTCCGGCCAGGTGGTATGGAGCAAAGATTTCACGAAGGATTACGACGCCAGGACCGCGGTGTGGGGTTACGCCTCGCATCCGCTGATGGTCGGGGACACGGTGATCTGCGCGGTGGGACAGAGCAACGGGGTGTTGGTGGCATTTGACAAAGCAACGGGGCGCGAGCGCTGGCGCGCGTTGCCGGCCTCGACGCCGGGCTATGGCGCGCCCACCTTGATTGAGCATCAGGGCAAGCCGCAGTTATTATTCTGGCATGGCGATTCATTGAACAGCCTGAATCCTGAGCGCGGCACGCTGAACTGGTCCTATCCCTTGAAACCCAGCTACGGCATGGCCATTGCCGCCCCGCGCCAGGACGGGGATTTGCTGTATGTCTCCAGCTACAGCCTCGTGGGCGCGCTGCTCAAGCTCAAGCCGGGCGCGGCCGGCGTGGAACTCGTATGGAAAGGCCAGGCGAAGAATGCCCTCTACAGCGGCACGGCCACGCCGTTCCTGGAAGGGGAGCATATCTACGGCTGCGACGTGGAAACCGGCACCCTGATGTGCATCCGCCGCGAAGATGGCGAACGCGTTTGGCAAACCACAGCCCCGACCACCGGCGAGGGGAAAAAGGGGCGTTACGGCACGGCGTTTTTGGTCAAGCATGAGGATCGCTTTTTCCTCTTCAATGAGTTGGGCGACCTGATGCTCGCCCGGCTTTCACCGAAAGGGTACGAGGAAATCAGCCGGTTCCATGTGCTGGACGCGAGCAACAAGGCCTTTGGCCGCGCGGTGGTGTGGAGTCACCCGGCCTTTGCGAAAAAATGCCTGTTTGCGCGCAACGACCGGGAGCTCGTCTGCGTGGATTTGGCGGCCACCGGGAAATGA